Part of the Pseudoliparis swirei isolate HS2019 ecotype Mariana Trench chromosome 3, NWPU_hadal_v1, whole genome shotgun sequence genome, CGGTGAGTGTCTTGGTTTTCAGAGTGTCATTTCATAATAAAATGACACGAAACGAAGCCATGAAAGACATTTCAGGGTtcaggaaaacctggaaaagtcctggcatttaaatggttatttccaggcctgaaaaggTCCTTgaacaaaaatgtaatcccaaaagttttggaaaagtcatggaaatgttgttatattcatatcttcatttacactgagttttaaaaaatgaatatgttttcaaaagagagacatacgctctttcatactcgcagtGCAAATTTAGTGTTAAACAATagattagattaaaagaataaacatgtatataaatgtttcttCCTTTAATCTAACTATTGTGTCgtattcatttgagtcatttaaggttatatactgtgtACTTGTGAATCctctttgttattttaaatatgacattttctcacttcatGTCTGCACAGAGATTaccaaaatgtttggtcatggaaatttgaatTTAAATAATTACTGTAATTGGGGTGGTATATTTCATGATTATTATCCTATTAACTTtgtgtcagaggtcagcaggtccgtctttcaatcggggggtcggtggttcaatccccgccctagtccacgtgtccttgagcaagacacttaaccctgagttagtcactttggataaaaacataaactaaatgtaatataatttaatttaagataatttaatataatgtaatttaatataatttaatttaatataatattatttaatacaatataatataatggcCACAAACCGAAACATCAGTCGATTTATTTTTCATGCGTTTATTGGCCACACTTCATCATTTCAGAACCGACGGTTCACGAAGCTTTGATGTTCTTAAATGTGAAACACGGGATCAGATTCCCTCGATGATGGACCCACCAGCGGCTGCAGACCCAACTAAACGCACAAAGTCCACTTCAGGACCGCTCCCCGGCAGACTCCACCGCAGGGCCGACGTCCGAGCTGCCGGGCGCTCCGACCGCACAGCACCTGAGAGCGAGCGCAGCGGTCACTCCTCACGCCGTGCGCTCCTCGCCAGGAGGCGCTGGTCTCACCTGTGTCTCGGAGGGCAGCCGTGACGACCGGCGACGCTCTCCCTGGCGAAGCAGAACCGTCTGCAGAGTCCTCCAGACCCGCAGGTCCAGGACTGCGGGTCTGGATCATTGCTTATCTAACTGAGTTAACTTTTCAAATATTGGACGTCATCTCCATTTAAATGACTGAATGGTGAAGAAAACTTTAAagttgtgatgatgtcattttgtTTGACTTCTCCTCAGAGCCACGCaaaatgaaacaacaacaacaacaacctcctcCAGTGGAGGCTGAGCATTCGCTTCAAATGGTGATTTTCTTTGCTCACCCTCCCCGACCGCCAGCATCAGGAGAACCACGAGGAGAACCGAGCTCAGTCTCTTCATGTTTGGGTACCAATCGTCTCTCAGACGGTTGTTGACGGGCTGCATTTATACAGCATGTCGCACcacgagggggaggagtcacagcCACAATAACAAAGACTGCATGAGGCAGTCTGAGGCCAGGAGGACGAGCAGCTTACTCGATTCTTTAGTGGGCACCCTGTGCCGGGCTTTAGAGATGTGAAGGTTCTGGACCGGTCACCACAAACACAGATTCTACATATTAAAGGGTTCTGTTTAATACACACGTCTCCTGTGGCTCGACCACAAAGGACTCCTTCAAAGAGAACCAGGGGAAGAGAACCAGGGGAAGAGAACAAGGGAAAGAGAACCAGAGAAAGAGAACCAGGGAAAGGGAACCAGGGAAAGAGAACCAGAGAAAGAGAACCAGAGAAAGAACCAGGGAAAGAACCAAGGAAGAAGAACCAGAGAAAGAGAACCAGGGAAGAAGAACCAGGGAAAGAGAACCACGgaaagagaaccagagagagaaccagggaaAGAAAACCggagagagaaccagagaaagaGAACCAGggaaagggaaccagagagagaaccagggaaAGAGAACCAAAGAAAGAGAACAAGGGAAAGAGAACCAAGGAAGAAGAACCAGGGAAAGAGAACAAGGGAAAGAGAACCAGAGAAAGAGAACCAAGGAAGAAGAACCAAGGAAAGAGAACAAGGGAAAGAGAACCAGGgaaagagaaccagagagagaaccagggaaAGAGAACCAAGGAGTGTTTCACAGTGAGCTGTCCGtctggcttctctctctctctctctctctctctctctctccctctctccctcatgtgGCCGTAGTTCTTGTGTTTTTGCTGATGCTGTGAAACTACACTTGAATAACACAAAAACACTGCTCCAGTGACCCAGGGGTGGAtcgttaacaacaacaacaacaacaccacataGGCACACAGACATGTACTTGTGCGGcatgccccccacacacacacacatggacagagAAAACACCTTTAGGGACAAATCACGTCCTCCAAGCTTTTGATTCAAAGAGTGTCCCAACGAAGTACAATTAAAACTTAAAGGCAAATTTCCTTagaagattaaaacatatacaatcTCTCATCTCAAACTCACTTTTGTGATTCCTTGTAAAAAATGttgatgaatgaaaaataaattgacTATTTATTTCCCAATGAATAATAGATCAAGTAGATTCAAGGTCACTCTGGATAACGTTTTGAGCTGAAAGTGTACCCATTTAATCcgttttaaatgtattgtttgaTATTTTCCTCCAAAacaatgtttattttataaactGACGTATAcattattgatataaagtagtacAGCTAAGAAATGGGCCTACTCGAGCAGAAGTAGAAGTTACGAGTTAATTAAATTCTGCCGCTAGGTGGCGATACGTGTTTCAGACGCCGGTTATTCAACCAGGCGAAGAAGAAGTCCGCACATCTGCGCCTGCGCAGCTCGGTGCAGCTGCCGCCAACAACAACTGCACGGTGTGTGCCCCTATCATTCCAAGATGGCGGACCTCCTGGGCTCAATCTTAAGCTCGATGGAAAAGCCTCCGACCGTCGGCGACAAGGAAAGCCGACGAAAGGCTCGAGGTACTTTACGCTTTGCCTAAATATTACCTCGCGCTGCGGTCGTTTGAAGCGGCTGAAAAGGACACGACGAAGAACTTAGATGCGTGTAAAAGATTAGGACGCGCGAGGAGAGCGTTTCCGGCTGTTTGCCATTGGCCAGTTGAGCCTTCAAGTCATCGCTGAGGGTTCGTGGTTAAAGGCCGGAGGTCACAGTCTGGACCCAGAGAGATGCGGGGAAGCTAAACTTTCTGAAGCACTGCACCACAACGAAGCACTTGAGAGGAAACAAATGTATTGTTTCAGCATTTACTGCAGTTAAAATGGCGATATCTATTTATCAGTCAGACTCCAAGAGGCACTTTTACTGTGATATAAACAGAACTAAAGTACTGTTTCATCTGAAACAATCTCCCGGATGTTGACatggaaaactagaacgggcactcggtagagcgcagacCTTCGAATATCacgagattgggcattgaattatgaacatgttggcattagttgccaatcggataaaaattgaccgcgctatggtaaaaatatgatttggaccttttcatgtccttgacctttgacccgatcgatcccaaaatctaatcaaatggtcccctgataaaaaccaatcatcccatcaaatttcatgcgattcggttaaatacttttttagttatgcgagtaacacgcatacaaataaataaatacacgtcgatcaaaacataaccttctgcattttcaatgcgaaggtaacaagatgCCTCAGAGCATCAATGGTGGTCTGCcttcatgtaaacatgtattctAAGCCCCTATTATTTCCATGCATGGCCAGTTTTATCTGATGCGAACGCAACACGTCGGTTGTGATGAATCCTGGCTCTGCTAATCCCCCTAGACATCTTAAAGACACAACCCTAGACATCATGACCCCTTGAGCCTGTTTCGTGACTTCTGTCCGTCGCTGCAGCACTGTGTGATGTGCGTTCACAACGGAAGCTTTTAAATGCCATCGGACGCAAAGGAAACTAAATTTAAAACGTACATTtctgtcctttttttgtttgtttctccagAGCAAGCAGCGCGACTCAAGAAGATGGAGGAAAAcgagagaaaaaggaaagcgGAGTTCAGGAGAAAAGTGAGCGCTCGGGTGTTAACATCTTAATTCACatttataaacacacacgtgGCCTTAAACCACGACAATATAATGCTTCACAATGCAGCAGCTCGCCCATAAATTAAGCCTTTTTTATGTTCAGATTTTGTTGACGTGGGGCGGAAATGTGTGAATTCCATTGTGTTTATTATCGAGGTCGTGGTTAAaggttatattatttatatcgtTGGTTTTTTTCTGGCATTTAGGGAGTTGGTGAAGACTAAAAACAGCTAAAAAGAGAGTGCATATTATACTTTTTTGGGTGGAACAAAAGGCTTCAATGTTTCTTCTAGTTGTAAAAAACACACTCGCAAAAACAACTTCATAAGGGGACAATATGAAGTGTTGTTTTCTGCTTGTTTTTCTAATTCAGCTTAAATATCAGGATAATTGGAGAACTATTCCATCATATTGTTGTATTACACTGGGAGGTATGACATCCACGCTAAATCATATAAATGAACCTCCTATGACCATGTCAAGGAAATCATCCCAGGCTCTTTAGATTGTAGAAGTGTACCTAATAAAGTGATCACTGGTATTCATCACCCTgtttctctttccttcttcaGCTGGAGAAAGAAGTGTCTGACTTCATTCAGGACAGTTTACAACAGAAACGAAAGTACAATCCCATGGGGAAGATTGAGAGGAGTATACTGTAAGTAGTTACTTCAGATAAGTACTAAAAACTTCTTTTTatgcaagaaaaaacaatttaGTTTGCGTCATGTTTCTAAACGCCGCCCTTCATTCCGTCTCACAGGCACGACGTAGCAGAAGTGGCCGGTCTGACTTCTTTTTCTttcggggaggaagaggagagccgCTACGTCATGCTGTTCAAGAAGGtcagtttttgttttgctttcaaTATCCACCACCGGTCCAAAGTTCTAGAACGCCCCCATTTGGCGGAAGAAAGCCAGAGGTGTGTTCGGCTGTCGGACCTGCACCACGAGTCAAACACCTGGATTGCATTTTGTTAAACAAAATGATccaattaattatttattcatctcaaattattaatttgtttCAATTTCAGAGTACTTTGAGAAATTTAAAACGGGAGAAATTGAGGTGTCCTAAAACGTCTCACCGGTAAT contains:
- the defbl2 gene encoding beta-defensin-like 2 codes for the protein MKRLSSVLLVVLLMLAVGEGDNDPDPQSWTCGSGGLCRRFCFARESVAGRHGCPPRHR